In Chitinibacter sp. FCG-7, the genomic stretch TTCACTGGCTGGCGCCAGTACAGTCCGGTTGCCGTTGGTTTCCATGGGGCTGACCAGACCTGCGCTTTCCATTTGTTCAATCAGACGCGCGGCGCGATTATACCCGATCCGCAGCTGCCTTTGCACAGAAGAAATCGATGCGCGGCGACTTTTCATGACGAATGCGACGGCTTCATCGTACAGCGGATCGGTTTCTTCGGTGCTGCCACCTGTGCTCAGCCCGCTATTGGCCGCGCCTTCAGCTTCAAAGCCGCCATTGAGAATACCGTCGATGTAATTGGGCTCGCCCATGGCTTTGAGCGAATCGACCACGCGATGCACTTCATCGTCGGCGACAAAAGCGCCATGCACGCGCAGCGGGTAGCCGCTGCCGGGCGGCAGGAACAACATATCACCTTGCCCCAGCAGCGCTTCGGCGCCCATTTGATCAAGGATGGTGCGACTATCAATTTTGCTGGAGACCTGAAACGCGAGGCGAGTCGGGATATTGGCCTTGATCAGGCCGGTAATGACGTCCACCGACGGGCGTTGCGTGGCCAAGATCAGGTGTATCCCCGCTGCACGCGCTTTTTGCGCCAGACGTGCAATTAATTCCTCGATTTTCTTGCCAGCGACCATCATCAGATCCGCAAACTCATCGACCACAACGACAATGAATGGCAAATGCTCCAATGGCTCAGGATCATCAGGCGTGAGCGTAAATGGATTGGTGAGTTTTTTGCCCGCTTTTTCTGCCTCTTTGATTTTCTGGTTGTAACCGGCCAGATTGCGCACGCCCAGGGCGCTGAGCAGGCGGTAGCGTTTTTCCATTTCGGCCACGCACCAGTTCAACGCATTGGCAGCCAGCTTCATATCGGTGACCACGGGCGCGAGCAAGTGCGGGATTTCGTCGTAAATCGACAGCTCCAGCATTTTCGGGTCGATCATGATAAAGCGCACTTCATCGGGCGTAGCTTTGTAAACCAGCGATAAAATCATTGCATTCACGCCGACTGATTTACCCGAGCCCGTCGTACCGGCCACCAGCATATGTGGCGCTTTGGCCAGATCGGTCACAATCGGTTTGCCGGTGATGTCTTTACCGAGCACCAAGGTCAGCTTGCTGGCCATCGCGTGATACGGCTCGCTCGACATGATTTCGGACAAGCGAATCATCTGGCGTGTCGGGTTAGGCAACTCCAAGCCCATATAGGTTTTGCCGGGAATCGTCTCCACCACGCGGATCGACACCAAGCCCAGCGCACGCGCCAAATCCTTCATTAGGTTGACAATCTGCGAGCCTTTTACGCCCACTGCGGGCTCGATTTCGTAGCGGGTAATTACCGGGCCTGGGTAGGCGGCGACCACTTTGACTTCAACGTTGAAATCGGCCAGCTTGCGCTCGATCAGCTGCGAGGTAAACTCCAGCGTTTCCTTGCTGATGCTTTCTTGTGCCACTGGTGCGGGGGCGAGCAACGCTAAGGACGGTAAGCTGCCGTCCCCCAGATTAACGCTCGCTGCGCTGGCTTTTTTGCTTACAGGTGCCGGGGCAGGGGGGAGCTCATCTTCGGCAAACAGCATCGGCTGCGCTGCCTGCTTGGCTTGCTGTTCCTGCTGTTTTTCCAGCTCTTTTTTCTCGCGCTCCAGTTTTTTGGCGACTGGTACTTCGCTCTGGTGCGGGGTAATAATCAGCGGTGCTTTGTCATCCTGTTTCTTTTTGGCCGCCATGACTTTCTGTTCGCGCTCTTTCTTGATCTCGCGCCCAATCCGGCGGTCTTGCGCGGCCTGAATGCCGTCAATGGTTTTGAAATAGGCCCATTCGCACGCCGCACCGATGTTTTCCATCACATTCAGCCAGGACAGGCCGGTAAACAGCGATACGCCCAAGCCCATGGTCGTGAGCAATAGCAAGGTTGCACCGCTAAAACCGAAAGTTTTCATCAGCCAGCCGCCCAGCGACAAACCCAGTATGCCGCCCGGCTTGTGCGGTAGCACGATGTCCAGGCTGTGCAAACGCAGCGCTTCAAGGCTGGCGCTGGACAGAATAATCAGCGC encodes the following:
- a CDS encoding DNA translocase FtsK, which encodes MPLFRKKNVPNVSTRAALPAPIANLLRESWWLLLVVLLGYLLLVLSSYHRGDPGWSHSATEVLIHNRGGAFGAWLADVLLYTFGVSAWWWTVFCLAAILWGYRRIDRITESSKPLVFLACTGFALIILSSASLEALRLHSLDIVLPHKPGGILGLSLGGWLMKTFGFSGATLLLLTTMGLGVSLFTGLSWLNVMENIGAACEWAYFKTIDGIQAAQDRRIGREIKKEREQKVMAAKKKQDDKAPLIITPHQSEVPVAKKLEREKKELEKQQEQQAKQAAQPMLFAEDELPPAPAPVSKKASAASVNLGDGSLPSLALLAPAPVAQESISKETLEFTSQLIERKLADFNVEVKVVAAYPGPVITRYEIEPAVGVKGSQIVNLMKDLARALGLVSIRVVETIPGKTYMGLELPNPTRQMIRLSEIMSSEPYHAMASKLTLVLGKDITGKPIVTDLAKAPHMLVAGTTGSGKSVGVNAMILSLVYKATPDEVRFIMIDPKMLELSIYDEIPHLLAPVVTDMKLAANALNWCVAEMEKRYRLLSALGVRNLAGYNQKIKEAEKAGKKLTNPFTLTPDDPEPLEHLPFIVVVVDEFADLMMVAGKKIEELIARLAQKARAAGIHLILATQRPSVDVITGLIKANIPTRLAFQVSSKIDSRTILDQMGAEALLGQGDMLFLPPGSGYPLRVHGAFVADDEVHRVVDSLKAMGEPNYIDGILNGGFEAEGAANSGLSTGGSTEETDPLYDEAVAFVMKSRRASISSVQRQLRIGYNRAARLIEQMESAGLVSPMETNGNRTVLAPASE